CTACACCTACATCGATACAAATAAAAGTCATTTCGTCTTCAAAATTAATTCACCCCTTCCTTAAAATTGGGCACTCACACATAACCAACCAAACTTGAAAATCAGTACATGCACTTGAACTAAATCTTAAGTTGAGTACATGACTCAAACAAGTTAATTACTCTCTGTCTCTcttaaaaattcaatcttttcaAAATCCCACAATTTTATATAAGCCTACCTAGCAACCCAAATCCATACCCAAAAAATGACTCTTCCAGTTCCAGATGTGGTGGTGAAGAagaagagtaatgtgttttgggGCAGAAAGTGTAATTCTGTGGATATTGGGATTGCTTGTTGGCTTGGGGCTATTCACTTGTTGTGTGCTTTAGGTCCTTTTACATTCAACTGGGGTGCATTTGGTGTTGCTTTGGGATTGTATGTCATCACTGGCCTTCTTGGCATCACTCTCTCTTTCCATAGAAATCTTTCTCATAAGAGCTTCAAGCTTCCCAAATGGCTTGAGTATTTCTTTGCTTACTGTGGCACTCTAGCCCTTCAggtctctctctcctctctctattATACTTGTATAATTcatgtattttgtaatttaagactatgtattttgtttaaCAGGGGAATGCAATTGAGTGGGTGAGCACACATAGATACCACCATCAGTTTGTTGACTCAGAAAAAGATCCACACAGCCCAATTGAGGGATTTTGGTTTAGTCACATGGGTTGGCTCTTTGACACTGATCAAAGGGTGAGAATTGTCTGCATTTGGGGTGATTTTAGAAAAAAGATTCCCAGAATATTCCATGAATGAGAAACACGCCAATTATTGACAGACAAACACGTCAATGCTATTGGCGTGTttaattcttttcttttaaataaaacaCATTACCGTGTTTCCCTTTTACGAatacaaaagaaaaatgatgATATAATATCTAAAATCAccccaaattcaaaatttccaaGATTTGCCTACTATTGCATTTGTTTTTCTTATGAATAATGGAGAACATGTAAGTTTCAGTACAGGGAGAGAAACAATGTTAAGGATTTAGAGAAACAACCCTTCTATAAGTTCCTTGAGAAGACCTATATGCTTCATCAATTGGCACTTGGAGCTTTACTCTATGCAATGGGTGGATTTCCCTACATTGTTTGGGGAGTAGTAAGTATTGTATTTCATTACATGGCACCTATCTGATTTAGGATGAGCAAAAAATTGTGAAATCTAATCTACTAAATGTAAAAAATGAGATAGGGTGTGAGGACTGTGTGGGTTTACCATATCACTTGGCTGGTGAATTCCGCGTGCCATCTTTGGGGCAAACAAGTATGGAATACCGGTGACCTATCACGAAATAACTGGTACTCCACTATATTTTACTACTTTTTTAATACAATTTCATTGATTTTAATCTAGGAAATGGTGTTGTTTCAGGTGGGTGGCAGTGCTTGCATTTGGAGAGGGGTGGCATAACAACCACCATGCCTTTGAGCATTCAGCTAGACATGGGCTAGAGTGGTGGCAAATTGATATGACTTGGTATGCAATTAGGGTTCTTGAAGCACTTGGATTGGCCACTAATATCAAATTGTCTACACCACCACAAAAGCAAAAGATGGCCTTTGCTACTTTTAATTAGTAATTGTATATGTACATTGAGGGACAGGGCTTTACTTTCTTTGATTGTACAAATAAGGGTCAAATATTTTGCAAATAAATTCAGTAGTGTTAGTATAATAATTAAGAATCAGCAAAATAAATGTAAATATTAATTTGGTTTTAACTCGGAGAATCTTTCATTTCTATGGTATTCTCCCCCTTTAATTTGTATTGATCGTGATGAATAAAAGTTATAAAACCAATCATTATATTCTCAAGTAGAAGTTAATGCGTTGAAGATTAAAAATTACTCACATTACCAACCATGTCAAACATTTTCCACATTTGATgcatatttccattttttcgTGTAAAAGAATACAACTAATATCAATAACTAATTTTTTAAACATTGTATATCAACCTGACCTTAATAAGGAGACGGTAATTTCTCAAATAATGTAATTAACTATTAAACCGAATTACCCAAAATTGTATGAGCATTCATATTTCAATATCCTATATATCATCTATATTTCGAAATTTCTTCTAAGTTATTAATCCAACTTATTTGGCTGAAACTAATTTGATTTCGTCTATGATATTAATTCACTTGTTTGTTGATATTAATACCCAACCTATTTGgatggaaaataaaaataacttggTCTTAATTGGAAATTAATCCACATGAGTCTGTTTTCTTTGTCATAAACTagtatttctctctcttcatttaattcTTTTGTGTCGAGTTTGGTAGAGAAACTGTAAAACTTTACGTTTGCGTTATTAACTTTGGTTTGGTCGGTTCATGGTTTTAAGCATTATTAACGTTATCAACAATGTATTTAAAGAACAGCAAACATTTCACATTTGATACCTTTTTACATcgattttttctttgttttttttttctatttatatatatacgtTAAAGATCGATAGTTTTTACGTCAGAATTTTCTTGCATTGACAAAAGACTAGTGGTGTTATAACAATATTAAATATCCTacaaaaatgtaattaaaaagaaatagtactaataaagaTCAAAATGGCATGAGCAAGCCCAACTGCATGGATCTGACCGGTTATTTAAAAAGTTCCAAATTCCTTTGCATTTTCAAGAATTTGTTATCTTCATCATTTTATTTAGGTGAAGTAAGTGAGCAAAATATTCGAAATTCTAATATTTGATTTGAAtcaaatttaaacttaaattttatttatttttatttcctttccagtttaaattattggaatttttgattttttggttCGGATgtacataaaaatagaaaaaaaaaacaaacttaatttttatattataattaatattttattttaacggatgatataatatttaaatcacATGAAGACTGTAATTGTTTAGAtgttttttgtatatttataaaaaaattagttttatCAGTGTGGATTTCTGTTTTTCACGATCGAGTTTTAATGAGGATATtcaatttgattttaattttaaaaaatttaacctTTTCGTTTGGATTGATTGGggcaaaaataaaattaaaagccgaattaaataattaaattctttagtagtataattaattGAAGATACAGGTTCAGGCATATATGTAGAAGCAAACTTGTTAACAAGTATTTTAAATCAATCTTTTCCAGCAAATCTTGTTCAATGGATATGAAATAAAGTTGATTCAATCTTTCTTGAGACATTGGATGACCACAAATATATAGGTTACGCTTCAAGTTTCTTTGATTCAGATGCACTGTAATAGgaaatatacataaaattctataaatatataatagtactaattaGTATACATAAAATTctataaaaaatactaatttatCCCTTAGGGCTTATCTCTTGAAACAACACTACTAGACCATCGAGATTACTAAACCCTTGTAATTAATACCCTAAAAGTAGAATTTTCAAATTCATAGCACTTTTTATTCAAAAAAGTTCAGAATAGATTAATAATACAACATAAACAAACATAGTTACTACGAGGGTTGCCACTTGTTAATCAAcaatgaattaaattttaaacaTTTTCTTATAAACAAGATGGGAATGTTATGTACGGACCATCATCGAGCAACGAGTCGATTCCACTAATTTGAAGCAAAGCTTTTCGAATatcattatttgatttattaatGATTAGTTAATTAGGTGAAGCGATTTACAAGGTAAAGTTGAAAAGAATAAATCCAACATTTAGAATTTCAAAGCTAAAAGCTGAAATTGAGTGTGTTGCTATGTTTGAATGATTTagaaatggagagagagagagagcacaagcgaaagcattATGATTGTGattatgaattttatgttttataatTGTAATTAGTATTTAATAATTGCAGTTCGtttgtcatcatcatcatctcatGCCACTTCTTGTTAAATGTTCCTTAGAAATATTACAACATTCTTTTCGTAATCATTATTTTATAGTCATTAATCCATAGTTCATCTGCCAATTGTCGTTTAGTTTCTTGCTTTGGTCCAAAATAGTGACATCTGCTTACGTCATCCAAGCATGCATATAATTCCATCTTTAAGTTTCGAAAAAATTTACACGTAGTATAATCTTCAATTTATATATCAGTGTAAATTATCTTTGTGTTATGATTCTACTCACGTTGTTCCGAAACTTCCGAAAGTACTGTATTTCATGATTGTTAAACGGTATAAACTTGTGTATTccaaataattgataaat
This sequence is a window from Salvia splendens isolate huo1 chromosome 5, SspV2, whole genome shotgun sequence. Protein-coding genes within it:
- the LOC121802409 gene encoding palmitoyl-monogalactosyldiacylglycerol delta-7 desaturase, chloroplastic-like produces the protein MTLPVPDVVVKKKSNVFWGRKCNSVDIGIACWLGAIHLLCALGPFTFNWGAFGVALGLYVITGLLGITLSFHRNLSHKSFKLPKWLEYFFAYCGTLALQGNAIEWVSTHRYHHQFVDSEKDPHSPIEGFWFSHMGWLFDTDQRYRERNNVKDLEKQPFYKFLEKTYMLHQLALGALLYAMGGFPYIVWGVGVRTVWVYHITWLVNSACHLWGKQVWNTGDLSRNNWWVAVLAFGEGWHNNHHAFEHSARHGLEWWQIDMTWYAIRVLEALGLATNIKLSTPPQKQKMAFATFN